Within the Thermosynechococcus sichuanensis E542 genome, the region TCCATGGCGCGCACAAGCGGCCGCCCGCGGCGGGCACTGGCTTTCCAATCCATAAGGCGCAGATCATCCCCCAGATGGTACTCTCGCAATTCGGCAAACTCGGTGCCCCCCAAGGCATAGCGTCGCCGCCGTAAGCTGCCACTGGACTCTAAACTGAGGCGAATCGAGAGCGATCGCAACCCAATCAAATCGGGATAGACTTCCACTTCAGTCACAACGGGTGCAAACCAGCGTCGCCACGCCAAGCCCCAAGAACTGCACAGCCGCACATCGCAGCCTGACCATTGAAAGGCACCCCGTCGCGGTGGAAACACATGGTACAGCAATTCCAACCTACTCTGGGCTGAGGCCGTAAAGGCAAAGTAGGGGGTTTCGCCCGTAAACTCAGCAGGCACATAGTCGTAGAGTTCAACCCTAATCTGAGCACTCAAGGGAATGTTGCCATGGGTGTGGAGCCTGAGGCGAATTGGGTTTTGCCGACCAATGGAGAGCCGTGACTCACAGGCGCGATCGAGGGTTAGTTGCCAGCGGCCGATGCGGACGTAGTCCCACAGGGACAGGCCGAAAATCACCAGATCGTACAGTCCCATCAAGACCCATCCCAGCCCTAGAGGCCAGTCGTGCAACCATTGCCGCAACTTCCCTTGGGGAACCGCCTCGGCGATCGGCCATAGCTCTGCTGGCAGAAAGCTGGTCAGGAGAGGAAAGAGAACCCCCAGCAGCAAGAGACCATAGAAGCGAACCGTGGGCACCCAACGGGGGCGATGGCGACCAAACTGGTAACTGGCAGGTGCTTTCATCGAGGGACAGCAACTTTAGCAAGAATACCTTGGATCACTTGGGGCAGCGTGGTGCCGTCTAACTGGGCTTCGGGCTTGAGGATCAAACGGTGTTGCAGTAGCGGGGTGGCGATCGCCTTCACATCCTCAGGGGTCACATAGGCACGATCCTCTAACCATGCCTGTGCTTGGCTGGCGCGTAACCAACCCACTGCCGCTCGTGGGGAAGCCCCCAACAACAGTTCGGGATGTTGGCGACTGGCCTGCACCAAGGCCAAAAGATAATCCAGCACCGCAGGCTCCACATGGACTTGCCGCACTTGCTGCCGTGCCTCTAGGACTTGCTCAACGGTAATCAATGGCTGCAAATTCAGTTGATCAAGATCCCGCGCCTCAAAGCCCCCAAGGGCATTCTCCAGCATTTGCCGTTCCGAGGTTGGCTCTGGGTAGGGCACGACTAGCTT harbors:
- a CDS encoding DUF58 domain-containing protein, with amino-acid sequence MKAPASYQFGRHRPRWVPTVRFYGLLLLGVLFPLLTSFLPAELWPIAEAVPQGKLRQWLHDWPLGLGWVLMGLYDLVIFGLSLWDYVRIGRWQLTLDRACESRLSIGRQNPIRLRLHTHGNIPLSAQIRVELYDYVPAEFTGETPYFAFTASAQSRLELLYHVFPPRRGAFQWSGCDVRLCSSWGLAWRRWFAPVVTEVEVYPDLIGLRSLSIRLSLESSGSLRRRRYALGGTEFAELREYHLGDDLRLMDWKASARRGRPLVRAMEPERDQSLIILLDRGRLMTATVAGLKRFDWGLNAALALALTALRRGDKVGLGIFDQQLHTWIAPQSGDSHLGQILSQVYGCEPILEESDYVGTVSTILGHYTRRALVVVLTEVIDEVASQELLAAMACLTPRFLPFCVALRDRHIETLAHRPLVPQPLAAVDQISSLYEQAVALDLLHQRQRAFAHLEQQGVLVLDAPADQMSEQLVDRYLLLKARGRL